From Streptomyces sp. HUAS MG91, the proteins below share one genomic window:
- a CDS encoding DUF1177 domain-containing protein produces MLKYVLDVVDLLDDPDADGKRAVAYLDSVAGPEGSGAEITTVEGERGSTDFVLVRIPGAKGRSRGGSARTLGVVGRLGGVGARPEMTGLVSDADGAAAALATAAKLLDMRRRGDVLDGDVVVATHVCPDAPTAPHDPVPFMDSPVDIATMNRHEVTADMEAVLSIDTTKGNRIINHKGLALSPTVKEGWVLRVSEQLGELLAVVTGEPLVTYPVTTQDITPYGNGAHHINSILQPATATAAPVVGLAVTSAAAVPGCQTGASHESDIAAAARFAVETAKAFGGGRVDFHDAAEFDALVSRYGSLTHLQTLGNAPTES; encoded by the coding sequence ATGCTGAAGTACGTCCTGGATGTCGTCGACCTGCTGGACGACCCCGACGCCGACGGCAAGCGCGCCGTCGCCTACCTCGACTCCGTCGCGGGCCCCGAGGGCTCCGGCGCCGAGATCACCACGGTGGAGGGCGAGCGCGGCTCGACCGACTTCGTCCTCGTCCGCATCCCGGGCGCCAAGGGCCGCAGCCGCGGCGGCAGCGCCCGCACCCTCGGCGTCGTCGGCCGCCTCGGCGGGGTCGGCGCCCGGCCCGAGATGACCGGCCTGGTCTCCGACGCGGACGGCGCCGCCGCCGCGCTCGCGACCGCCGCCAAGCTCCTCGACATGCGCCGCCGCGGCGACGTGCTCGACGGTGACGTCGTCGTCGCCACCCATGTCTGCCCGGACGCGCCGACCGCGCCGCACGACCCGGTGCCGTTCATGGACTCGCCGGTCGACATCGCGACGATGAACCGGCACGAGGTGACCGCCGACATGGAGGCCGTGCTCTCCATCGACACCACCAAGGGCAACCGCATCATCAACCACAAGGGCCTCGCCCTGTCCCCCACCGTCAAGGAGGGGTGGGTGCTGCGGGTCAGCGAGCAGCTGGGCGAGCTGCTCGCCGTCGTCACCGGTGAGCCGTTGGTCACGTACCCCGTGACCACGCAGGACATCACGCCGTACGGTAACGGTGCACACCACATCAATTCGATCCTCCAGCCGGCCACGGCGACCGCAGCCCCGGTCGTCGGCCTCGCGGTCACCTCGGCCGCGGCGGTGCCCGGCTGCCAGACCGGCGCCAGCCACGAGAGCGACATCGCGGCCGCCGCCCGGTTCGCCGTCGAGACCGCGAAGGCCTTCGGCGGCGGGCGCGTCGACTTCCACGACGCCGCGGAGTTCGACGCCCTCGTGAGCCGCTACGGCTCGCTCACCCACCTCCAGACCCTCGGCAACGCACCTACGGAGTCGTGA
- a CDS encoding cytosine permease, translated as MATTKKNVGSDDYALSRVPRDKRLGFWTMLLQWLAQSGSISQFTLGATIGVGMTFGDAFLAFTLGAVILEVVIFAIGFAGMREGLSTPLLTRWVGFGRNGSALVSFVIAVSLVGWFGVQNTIFGNSVSSLIGGPSWLWCVVAGLAITVLVIFGFRYMAIFAKIVTPLFFAMVAWSVIDALSEHSLGDLISSPPPGQAIPLSVAATAIAGGYMTGAIVAPEMTRYNKKGSHVFLQTASSMILSEYIVGLTGVLLGHMVKSNEVSQIVLSTSGVFGVLVVLMSTAKINDWNLYGSSLGVVNFFQVVFKKRLHRGAVTIALGIAGTALSAVGIMTHFTDFLTVLGVAIPPIGGIIVAEYWVVRRMRGPLDATREAGTLPTTSPTWVPMSLVIWAAAFCVGKFYDGGIPALNSLATAFVLYTVLGLLGWVRTYGATTLADDEDDARPAAAEHTPVGAA; from the coding sequence ATGGCCACCACGAAGAAGAACGTGGGCAGCGACGACTACGCGCTGTCCAGAGTCCCCCGGGACAAGCGGCTCGGCTTCTGGACGATGCTGCTCCAGTGGCTCGCCCAGTCCGGCTCCATCTCGCAGTTCACGCTGGGCGCCACCATCGGCGTCGGCATGACCTTCGGCGACGCCTTCCTCGCCTTCACCCTCGGCGCGGTCATCCTCGAAGTCGTCATCTTCGCGATCGGCTTCGCGGGGATGCGCGAAGGGCTCTCGACGCCGCTGCTCACCCGCTGGGTCGGCTTCGGCCGCAACGGCTCGGCGCTCGTCAGCTTCGTCATCGCGGTCAGCCTGGTCGGCTGGTTCGGCGTGCAGAACACGATCTTCGGCAACAGCGTCTCGTCGCTGATCGGCGGCCCCTCGTGGCTGTGGTGCGTCGTGGCGGGCCTCGCCATCACGGTCCTGGTGATCTTCGGCTTCCGCTACATGGCGATCTTCGCCAAGATCGTCACGCCGCTCTTCTTCGCGATGGTGGCCTGGTCCGTGATCGACGCGCTCAGCGAGCACTCGCTCGGCGACCTGATCAGCTCCCCGCCGCCCGGCCAGGCGATCCCGCTGTCCGTCGCCGCGACCGCCATCGCGGGCGGCTACATGACGGGCGCGATCGTCGCCCCGGAGATGACCCGCTACAACAAGAAGGGCAGCCACGTCTTCCTGCAGACGGCGTCCTCGATGATCCTCTCCGAGTACATCGTGGGCCTGACCGGCGTGCTCCTCGGCCACATGGTCAAGAGCAACGAGGTCTCGCAGATCGTGCTCTCCACGTCCGGCGTCTTCGGTGTCCTCGTCGTCCTGATGTCGACCGCGAAGATCAACGACTGGAACCTGTACGGCTCCTCGCTCGGCGTCGTCAACTTCTTCCAGGTCGTCTTCAAGAAGCGCCTGCACCGCGGCGCCGTCACCATCGCCCTCGGCATCGCCGGCACGGCCCTGTCGGCGGTCGGCATCATGACCCACTTCACCGACTTCCTCACCGTCCTCGGCGTGGCCATCCCGCCCATCGGCGGCATCATCGTCGCCGAGTACTGGGTGGTGCGCCGGATGCGCGGGCCGCTCGACGCGACGCGCGAGGCGGGCACCCTGCCGACGACCTCCCCGACCTGGGTCCCCATGTCCCTCGTGATCTGGGCCGCCGCGTTCTGCGTCGGCAAGTTCTACGACGGCGGCATCCCGGCCCTGAACTCCCTGGCCACCGCGTTCGTCCTGTACACCGTGCTCGGGCTGCTCGGCTGGGTCAGGACGTACGGCGCCACCACCCTGGCCGACGACGAGGACGACGCCCGTCCCGCCGCCGCCGAGCACACCCCCGTAGGAGCGGCATGA
- a CDS encoding M20/M25/M40 family metallo-hydrolase, protein MTTLASKDAEREVVEICAELIRFDTSNPTSDERACARWVEATLAEVGITSEFVESAPGRASVIARIEGADRSRGALLVHGHLDVVPADAAEWQVPPFSGEIRDGYLWGRGAIDMKDTVAVMLATARHFARTGTKPARDLVLAFLADEEAGGRFGAHWLVEHRPDLFEGVTEAIGEGGGFSYALDDTRRLYPIENAQRGMAWMELTANGRAGHGSSPNDENAVTDLAESLTRIGRHTFPVRLIEPVRALLQKAADLQNVDIDFEAEDLDAELAKLGHVADFMQVVLRNSANPTMFTAGYQTNVIPGKATARVDGRFLPGHEQELIDAVDELLLPSVSREWVNHDIAMETTFDGPLVDAMCDAVRAEDPDGHPVPYCNPGGTDAKAFTKLGIRCFGFKGLKLPADLDYGRLFHGVDERVPLEGLRFGVRVMTRLWQGC, encoded by the coding sequence ATGACCACCCTCGCCTCCAAGGACGCCGAACGCGAAGTCGTCGAGATCTGCGCCGAGCTGATCCGCTTCGACACCTCCAACCCGACGAGCGACGAGCGGGCCTGCGCCCGCTGGGTCGAGGCCACGCTCGCCGAGGTCGGCATCACGTCCGAGTTCGTCGAGAGCGCGCCGGGCCGGGCCAGCGTCATCGCCCGGATCGAGGGCGCCGACCGCTCCCGCGGCGCCCTGCTGGTCCACGGGCACCTCGACGTCGTCCCGGCCGACGCGGCCGAGTGGCAGGTGCCGCCGTTCTCCGGCGAGATCCGCGACGGCTATCTGTGGGGCCGCGGCGCCATCGACATGAAGGACACGGTGGCGGTCATGCTGGCCACCGCCCGGCACTTCGCCCGTACGGGCACCAAGCCGGCCCGCGATCTGGTCCTCGCGTTCCTCGCCGACGAGGAGGCGGGCGGCAGGTTCGGCGCGCACTGGCTCGTCGAGCACCGCCCGGACCTCTTCGAGGGCGTCACGGAGGCGATCGGCGAGGGCGGCGGATTCAGTTACGCGCTCGACGACACCCGGCGCCTCTACCCGATCGAGAACGCCCAGCGCGGCATGGCGTGGATGGAGCTGACCGCGAACGGGCGGGCCGGGCACGGCTCCTCCCCCAACGACGAGAACGCGGTGACCGACCTCGCCGAGTCCCTCACCCGCATCGGCCGCCACACCTTCCCCGTCCGTCTCATCGAGCCGGTGCGCGCCCTGCTCCAGAAGGCCGCCGACCTCCAGAACGTGGACATCGACTTCGAGGCGGAGGACCTGGACGCCGAGCTGGCCAAGCTGGGCCACGTCGCCGACTTCATGCAGGTGGTGCTCCGCAACTCCGCGAACCCCACCATGTTCACGGCCGGTTACCAGACCAACGTCATCCCCGGGAAGGCCACGGCCCGGGTCGACGGCCGCTTCCTGCCCGGCCACGAGCAGGAGCTGATCGACGCCGTCGACGAACTGCTGCTGCCGTCCGTCTCCCGCGAGTGGGTCAACCACGACATCGCGATGGAGACCACGTTCGACGGCCCGCTCGTGGACGCCATGTGCGACGCCGTGCGCGCCGAGGACCCGGACGGCCACCCGGTGCCGTACTGCAATCCGGGCGGCACCGACGCCAAGGCCTTCACCAAGCTGGGCATCCGCTGCTTCGGCTTCAAGGGGCTGAAGCTGCCCGCCGACCTGGACTACGGGCGCCTCTTCCACGGCGTCGACGAGCGCGTCCCGCTGGAGGGCCTGCGCTTCGGGGTCCGGGTGATGACCCGGCTGTGGCAGGGCTGCTGA
- a CDS encoding class I SAM-dependent methyltransferase, whose amino-acid sequence MTTSGSTPGPDVLAAFEKAKGFMPLGEGLALYAAAVEAAALGLPLLEVGTYCGRSTILLADAARAAGVTALTVDHHRGSEEQQPGWDFHDPETVDPVVGRMDTLPTFRRTLHAAGLEDHVVALVGRSPQVARVWGGPLGLVFIDGGHTDEHATADYEGWAPHVADGGLLLIHDVFPVKHDEWTGQAPYRVYLRALESGAFTEVSVHDSLRVLRRTGAGI is encoded by the coding sequence ATGACCACTTCAGGGAGCACCCCGGGCCCGGACGTCCTCGCCGCCTTCGAGAAGGCCAAGGGCTTCATGCCGCTGGGCGAAGGGCTCGCGCTGTACGCCGCCGCCGTCGAGGCGGCGGCGCTCGGGCTGCCGCTCCTGGAGGTCGGCACGTACTGCGGGCGCTCCACGATCCTGCTCGCCGACGCGGCCCGCGCGGCCGGGGTGACGGCCCTCACGGTCGACCACCACCGCGGCAGCGAGGAGCAGCAGCCCGGCTGGGACTTCCACGACCCCGAGACCGTGGACCCGGTCGTCGGCCGGATGGACACGCTGCCCACCTTCCGGCGGACGCTGCACGCGGCGGGCCTGGAAGACCACGTGGTCGCGCTCGTCGGCCGGTCGCCGCAGGTCGCGAGGGTCTGGGGCGGGCCCCTCGGTCTGGTCTTCATCGACGGCGGCCACACCGACGAGCACGCCACCGCCGACTACGAGGGCTGGGCGCCGCACGTCGCGGACGGCGGGCTGCTCCTCATCCACGACGTCTTCCCCGTCAAGCACGACGAGTGGACCGGCCAGGCCCCGTACCGCGTGTACCTGCGGGCACTTGAGTCCGGGGCGTTCACCGAGGTCTCGGTACACGACTCCCTGCGCGTCCTGCGACGAACGGGCGCGGGGATCTGA
- a CDS encoding N-acetylmuramoyl-L-alanine amidase produces MGPDGDDFEDFYRDDEPQRGRGGRRFGGRPVLITFAALVPTALAAWVLWQVVHGPSENEPPKVLPAAGQPASTSAPPVSASSKAATPSSAAPTTSSPAPSKTAPKKSSTPAAGGSGPLRGKVVVIDPGHNPGNFQHPADINRSVNVGNGSKECDTTGTSTNGGYTEAQFTLDVSRRLRAILEQQGATVQLTQNGDRPWGPCVTERAAIGNKAHADAVVSVHADGSASGNRGFHVILPASVHAGAADTRAIVGPSRSLGERVAGNFLKFTGEPPSNYIGKGTALDTRSDLGGLNLSTVPKVFIECGNMRDAQDARRLTSGEWRQKAAQGISEGIVSFLGG; encoded by the coding sequence GTGGGCCCGGACGGGGACGACTTCGAAGACTTCTACCGTGACGACGAACCGCAGCGGGGACGCGGCGGCCGCCGGTTCGGCGGGCGGCCCGTGCTGATCACGTTCGCCGCGCTGGTGCCGACCGCGCTCGCGGCCTGGGTGCTGTGGCAGGTCGTGCACGGGCCGAGCGAGAACGAGCCGCCGAAGGTACTGCCCGCCGCGGGCCAGCCGGCGTCGACCTCGGCACCGCCGGTCTCCGCGTCCTCGAAGGCCGCGACGCCCTCCTCCGCGGCCCCTACGACGTCCTCGCCCGCGCCCTCGAAGACCGCGCCGAAGAAGTCGTCCACCCCGGCGGCCGGCGGTTCGGGCCCGCTGCGCGGCAAGGTCGTCGTCATCGACCCGGGTCACAATCCGGGGAACTTCCAGCATCCGGCCGATATCAACCGGAGTGTGAACGTCGGCAACGGCAGCAAGGAGTGCGACACCACCGGAACCTCCACCAATGGGGGTTACACGGAGGCCCAGTTCACCCTGGACGTCTCCCGCCGCCTGCGCGCGATCCTCGAACAGCAGGGCGCCACGGTGCAATTGACGCAGAACGGCGACCGGCCCTGGGGCCCGTGCGTCACCGAGCGGGCCGCGATCGGGAACAAGGCGCACGCCGACGCCGTCGTCTCCGTCCACGCCGACGGCTCCGCCTCGGGCAACCGCGGCTTCCATGTGATCCTTCCCGCATCCGTGCACGCCGGCGCCGCGGACACCCGCGCCATCGTCGGGCCGTCGCGCTCTCTCGGAGAGCGCGTCGCGGGCAACTTCCTCAAGTTCACGGGCGAGCCCCCGTCGAACTACATCGGCAAGGGAACCGCCCTGGACACCCGCTCCGACCTGGGCGGACTCAACCTGTCGACGGTTCCGAAGGTCTTCATCGAGTGCGGCAACATGCGGGACGCGCAGGACGCCCGCCGGCTCACGTCGGGAGAGTGGCGGCAGAAGGCGGCACAGGGCATCTCTGAGGGAATCGTGAGTTTCCTGGGCGGGTAG
- a CDS encoding LLM class F420-dependent oxidoreductase → MRLGIALGYWGRGPDPDHLGLVREAEELGYDSVWTSESWGSDAFTPLTWFAAHTSRIRLGTAIAQMAARSPTTTAMHALTLDHLSGGRTMLGLGLSGPQVVEGWYGRPFPRSPLTATREYVDVVRQVLRREGPVEAEGRFHSHPYRGEDGTGLGKPLKPITHPLRAELPILLGAEGPKNIAQTTRIADGWLPLYWSPTRTDVYEASLTGLRENFMIAPMARVKVCDDVSEGLLPVKAMLGFYIGGMGHATRNFHADLMARMGYEAEARRIQELFAEGRREEAVLAVPDAFADEISLVGPRARIAERLELWRKGPVTDLLVLSPDRHTLRVLAELNS, encoded by the coding sequence ATGCGCCTGGGAATCGCACTCGGCTACTGGGGACGCGGACCGGACCCCGACCACCTCGGGCTCGTACGCGAGGCGGAGGAGCTGGGCTACGACTCGGTGTGGACGTCCGAGTCGTGGGGCAGCGACGCCTTCACCCCGCTGACCTGGTTCGCCGCGCACACCTCGCGCATCCGGCTCGGTACCGCGATCGCGCAGATGGCGGCCCGCTCCCCCACCACGACCGCGATGCACGCGCTCACCCTCGACCACCTCTCGGGCGGCCGCACGATGCTCGGGCTCGGGCTGTCGGGGCCGCAGGTGGTGGAGGGCTGGTACGGGCGCCCGTTCCCCCGCTCCCCGCTGACCGCGACGCGCGAGTACGTGGACGTCGTCCGGCAGGTGCTGCGGCGCGAGGGTCCCGTCGAGGCCGAAGGCCGCTTCCACTCCCACCCCTACCGGGGCGAGGACGGCACCGGCCTCGGCAAGCCCCTCAAGCCGATCACGCATCCGCTCCGCGCCGAGCTGCCGATCCTGCTCGGCGCCGAGGGGCCGAAGAACATCGCGCAGACCACCCGGATCGCGGACGGCTGGCTGCCGCTGTACTGGTCGCCGACCCGGACCGATGTGTACGAGGCGTCGCTGACCGGTCTCCGCGAGAACTTCATGATCGCCCCGATGGCCCGGGTGAAGGTCTGCGACGACGTCAGCGAGGGGCTGCTGCCCGTCAAGGCGATGCTGGGCTTCTACATCGGCGGCATGGGCCACGCGACCCGTAACTTCCACGCCGACCTCATGGCGCGGATGGGGTACGAGGCCGAGGCCCGGCGGATCCAGGAGCTGTTCGCCGAGGGGCGGCGCGAGGAGGCGGTGCTCGCGGTGCCGGACGCGTTCGCCGACGAGATCTCCCTCGTGGGCCCCCGCGCCCGGATCGCCGAGCGCCTTGAGCTGTGGCGCAAGGGGCCGGTGACGGATCTGCTGGTCCTGTCCCCCGACCGGCACACCCTGCGCGTGCTGGCGGAGCTCAACTCCTGA
- a CDS encoding prenyltransferase/squalene oxidase repeat-containing protein, translated as MSSPERTELLVLPGVLTADQAALTVRGILAVQRPDGALPWFRRHHLDPWDHTEAAMALDVAGEHDAAERAYDWLARHQNEDGSWYAAYHDGDPHDITDRGRESNFVAYVAVGVWHHYLSTGDDAFLDRMWPTVCAAVEWVLRLQQPGGQIGWKREDDGTPVNDALLTGSSSIHQALRCALAIAEQREEPQPDWELALGALRHAIRRHPDRFLDKNRYSMDWYYPVLGGALRGAEAQRRIEADWDRFVVPGLGVRCVVPNPWVTGGESAELALALWAMGESDRALAILQDIQHLRDPRTGLYWTGYVFEDRAVWPEELTTWTAGSVLLAVAALGGDEATCSVFGGEQLPSGVEPDCC; from the coding sequence GTGAGCAGCCCCGAGCGGACCGAACTCCTCGTCCTGCCAGGAGTTCTGACGGCGGATCAGGCAGCCCTGACGGTGCGCGGCATCCTCGCGGTGCAGCGCCCGGACGGCGCCCTGCCCTGGTTCCGCCGCCACCACCTCGACCCCTGGGACCACACCGAGGCCGCCATGGCCCTCGACGTGGCCGGCGAGCACGACGCCGCGGAGCGGGCCTACGACTGGCTCGCCCGGCACCAGAACGAGGACGGCTCCTGGTACGCCGCCTACCACGACGGCGACCCGCACGACATCACCGACCGCGGCCGCGAGTCCAACTTCGTGGCGTACGTGGCCGTGGGCGTCTGGCACCACTACCTCTCCACCGGCGACGACGCGTTCCTGGACCGCATGTGGCCCACCGTGTGCGCGGCCGTCGAGTGGGTGCTGCGGCTCCAGCAGCCCGGCGGGCAGATCGGCTGGAAGCGCGAGGACGACGGCACACCCGTCAACGACGCGCTGCTGACCGGGAGTTCGTCGATCCACCAGGCCCTGCGCTGTGCGCTCGCCATCGCCGAACAGCGCGAAGAGCCGCAGCCCGACTGGGAGTTGGCGCTCGGCGCGCTGCGGCACGCGATCCGCCGCCACCCGGACCGGTTCCTCGACAAGAACCGCTACTCGATGGACTGGTACTACCCGGTCCTCGGCGGCGCGCTGCGCGGCGCCGAGGCCCAGCGGCGCATCGAGGCCGACTGGGACCGCTTCGTCGTGCCCGGCCTCGGCGTGCGCTGCGTCGTGCCGAACCCGTGGGTGACCGGCGGCGAGAGCGCGGAACTCGCCCTCGCCCTGTGGGCGATGGGCGAGTCCGACCGGGCGCTCGCGATCCTCCAGGACATCCAGCACCTGCGGGACCCGCGCACCGGCCTGTACTGGACCGGTTACGTCTTCGAGGACCGGGCCGTCTGGCCGGAGGAGCTGACCACCTGGACCGCCGGTTCCGTCCTGCTCGCCGTCGCCGCACTGGGCGGCGACGAGGCGACGTGCTCGGTGTTCGGCGGGGAGCAGCTGCCGTCCGGCGTGGAGCCGGACTGCTGTTAG
- a CDS encoding class I SAM-dependent methyltransferase has protein sequence MLTVDFTRFPLAAGDRVLDLGCGAGRHAFECYRRGAQVVALDQNKEEIAEVAKWFAAMKEAGEAPAGATATAMEGDALQLPFPDESFDVVIISEVMEHIPDDKGVLAEMVRVLKPGGRIAVTVPRYGPEKVCWALSDEYHEVEGGHIRIYKADELLGKMREAGLKPYGTHHAHALHAPYWWLKCAFGVDNDKALPVKAYHKLLVWDIMKKPALTRVAEQLLNPVVGKSFVAYATKPHLPQAAGATE, from the coding sequence GTGCTGACCGTCGACTTCACCCGTTTCCCGCTCGCCGCGGGCGACCGCGTCCTCGATCTCGGGTGCGGGGCCGGACGGCACGCCTTCGAGTGCTACCGGCGCGGGGCCCAGGTCGTCGCGCTCGACCAGAACAAGGAAGAGATCGCCGAGGTCGCCAAGTGGTTCGCCGCGATGAAGGAGGCCGGCGAGGCCCCGGCGGGCGCCACCGCCACCGCGATGGAGGGTGACGCGCTCCAACTCCCCTTCCCCGACGAGTCGTTCGACGTCGTCATCATCAGCGAGGTCATGGAGCACATCCCCGACGACAAGGGGGTGCTCGCCGAGATGGTGCGCGTCCTCAAGCCGGGCGGCCGGATCGCGGTGACCGTCCCGCGCTACGGCCCCGAGAAGGTCTGCTGGGCGCTCTCCGACGAGTACCACGAGGTCGAGGGCGGCCACATCCGCATCTACAAGGCCGACGAACTCCTCGGAAAGATGCGCGAGGCCGGGCTCAAGCCGTACGGCACCCACCACGCCCACGCGCTGCACGCCCCGTACTGGTGGCTCAAGTGCGCGTTCGGCGTCGACAACGACAAGGCGCTGCCGGTCAAGGCGTACCACAAGCTCCTGGTCTGGGACATCATGAAGAAGCCCGCCCTGACCCGGGTCGCCGAGCAGCTGCTCAACCCCGTCGTCGGCAAGAGCTTCGTCGCCTACGCCACCAAGCCGCACCTGCCCCAGGCCGCCGGGGCCACTGAGTGA
- a CDS encoding glycosyltransferase family 4 protein, translating to MTAESLRIALLTYKGNPFCGGQGVYVRHLSRELARLGHRVEVIGAQPYPVLDEVPGADGLSLTELPSLDLYRSPDPFRTPKRDEFRDWVDALEFATMRTGGFPEPLTFSLRARHHLRARRGEFDVVHDNQTLGYGLLGDIGAPLVTTIHHPITVDRQLELDAAQTWQQRLSKRRWYAFTRMQKRVARRVPSVLTVSGTSRDEIVQHLGVRQDRIRVVHIGADTDLFSPDPAVPEIPGRIVTTSSADVPLKGLVFLVEALAKVRADHPEAHLVVVGKRPEEGPVAQAMERYGLEGAVEFVKGISDAELVDLVRSAQVACVPSLYEGFSLPAAEAMATGTPLVATKGGAIPEVAGPDGETCLAVPTGDAGALATALSRMLGDPELRRRLGAAGRARVLDRFTWARAAQGTAELYRESMERAPAHSVRPHQETPEESRATC from the coding sequence GTGACCGCGGAGTCGTTGCGCATCGCTCTCCTCACGTACAAGGGCAACCCGTTCTGCGGTGGCCAGGGCGTGTACGTACGCCACCTCTCCCGTGAGCTGGCCCGCCTCGGCCACCGGGTCGAGGTCATCGGCGCCCAGCCCTATCCGGTGCTCGACGAGGTTCCCGGGGCCGACGGCCTCTCCCTCACCGAGCTGCCGAGCCTGGACCTGTACCGCAGCCCCGACCCGTTCCGCACGCCGAAGCGCGACGAGTTCCGCGACTGGGTCGACGCCCTCGAATTCGCCACCATGCGCACCGGCGGCTTCCCCGAACCGCTGACGTTCTCGCTGCGCGCCCGCCACCATCTGCGCGCCAGGCGCGGCGAGTTCGACGTCGTGCACGACAACCAGACGCTCGGCTACGGCCTGTTGGGCGACATCGGCGCCCCACTGGTCACCACCATCCACCACCCCATCACCGTCGACCGGCAGCTGGAGCTGGACGCCGCGCAGACCTGGCAGCAGCGCCTTTCCAAGCGCCGCTGGTACGCCTTCACCCGCATGCAGAAGCGCGTCGCCCGCCGGGTGCCCTCCGTGCTCACCGTCTCCGGCACCTCCCGCGACGAGATCGTCCAGCACCTCGGCGTCCGCCAGGACCGCATCCGCGTCGTCCACATCGGCGCCGACACCGACCTGTTCTCCCCGGACCCGGCGGTCCCCGAGATCCCCGGCCGCATCGTCACCACCTCCAGCGCAGACGTGCCCCTCAAGGGCCTTGTCTTCCTCGTCGAAGCGCTCGCCAAGGTGCGCGCCGACCACCCCGAGGCCCATCTCGTCGTCGTCGGCAAGCGCCCCGAGGAGGGCCCGGTCGCCCAGGCCATGGAGCGGTACGGGCTGGAGGGCGCCGTCGAGTTCGTGAAGGGCATCAGCGACGCCGAACTCGTCGACCTGGTGCGCTCCGCGCAGGTCGCCTGCGTGCCCTCGCTCTACGAAGGCTTCTCCCTGCCCGCCGCCGAGGCCATGGCCACCGGCACCCCGCTCGTCGCCACCAAGGGCGGCGCGATCCCCGAGGTCGCCGGGCCCGACGGCGAGACCTGCCTCGCCGTCCCGACCGGCGACGCGGGGGCGCTCGCCACGGCCCTGAGCCGCATGCTGGGCGACCCGGAGCTGCGGCGTCGGCTCGGCGCGGCGGGCCGCGCCCGGGTCCTCGACCGCTTCACATGGGCGCGGGCCGCGCAGGGCACCGCCGAGCTGTACCGCGAGTCGATGGAGCGCGCCCCCGCCCACTCCGTCCGACCCCACCAGGAAACCCCAGAGGAAAGCAGGGCCACGTGCTGA
- a CDS encoding TetR family transcriptional regulator has product MTAPDARSSGAQGAPALTERQEARRRRILHASAQLAARGGFDAVQMREVAESSQVALGTLYRYFPSKVHLLVATMQDQLQHMHTTVRKRPPSSDAPSERVAETLMRAFRALQREPHLADAMVRALTFADRSVSPEVDQVSRQTTAIILDAMELDDPSPAQLSAVRVIEHTWHSALITWLSGRASIAQVKIDIETVCRLIDLTSAESRH; this is encoded by the coding sequence ATGACAGCTCCGGATGCCAGAAGCAGCGGCGCTCAGGGCGCCCCCGCGCTCACCGAGCGGCAGGAGGCGCGGCGCCGCCGGATCCTGCACGCGAGCGCGCAGCTCGCGGCGCGCGGCGGGTTCGACGCGGTGCAGATGCGCGAGGTCGCCGAGTCGTCCCAGGTCGCCCTCGGCACGCTGTACCGCTACTTCCCCAGCAAGGTCCATCTGCTGGTCGCCACCATGCAGGACCAGCTCCAGCACATGCACACCACGGTCCGCAAGCGCCCGCCGTCCTCCGACGCGCCCTCCGAGCGGGTCGCCGAGACGCTGATGCGGGCCTTCCGGGCCCTTCAGCGCGAGCCGCATCTGGCCGACGCGATGGTGCGTGCGCTGACCTTCGCGGACCGCAGCGTCAGCCCCGAGGTGGACCAGGTGTCCCGCCAGACCACGGCGATCATCCTGGACGCGATGGAGCTGGACGACCCGAGCCCCGCGCAGCTCTCGGCGGTCCGGGTCATCGAGCACACCTGGCACTCGGCCCTGATCACCTGGCTGTCGGGCCGCGCGTCGATCGCCCAGGTGAAGATCGACATCGAGACCGTGTGCCGCCTGATCGATCTGACGTCGGCCGAATCCCGCCACTGA
- a CDS encoding response regulator transcription factor, whose amino-acid sequence MRAALADRLAREPDLEVHHAPWRGASRRASALRPHLCVADLDCEENYGMPPLGDLHTGGPGRALLVLATSGRPGLLRRAAEANALGFVDKAGPVEQLLTGIRRVAEGQRYVDESLGFGLLQAARNPLTRRELSVLSLAADGASVAEIARSLHLSNGTVRNYMAAITRKTGARNRVDAIRISQGAGWL is encoded by the coding sequence ATGCGTGCGGCCCTCGCCGACCGTCTGGCGAGGGAGCCCGATCTGGAGGTGCACCACGCGCCCTGGCGCGGCGCGTCCCGCCGTGCGAGCGCGCTCCGGCCGCACCTGTGCGTGGCCGACCTCGACTGCGAGGAGAACTACGGGATGCCGCCCCTGGGGGATCTGCACACCGGCGGCCCGGGCCGGGCGCTGCTGGTGCTCGCCACCTCCGGCCGCCCCGGCCTGCTGCGCCGGGCGGCGGAGGCGAACGCGCTGGGGTTCGTGGACAAGGCAGGGCCGGTGGAGCAACTGCTGACCGGGATAAGACGGGTGGCCGAGGGGCAGCGGTACGTGGACGAGTCCCTGGGCTTCGGGCTGCTTCAGGCCGCACGGAATCCGCTGACCAGGCGGGAGCTGAGCGTGCTGTCGCTGGCCGCCGACGGTGCGTCGGTCGCCGAGATAGCGCGCAGCCTGCACCTGTCCAACGGCACGGTGCGCAACTACATGGCCGCCATCACCCGCAAGACCGGCGCCCGCAACCGGGTGGACGCCATCCGCATCTCACAGGGGGCGGGCTGGCTGTGA